In one Dehalogenimonas formicexedens genomic region, the following are encoded:
- the coaE gene encoding dephospho-CoA kinase (Dephospho-CoA kinase (CoaE) performs the final step in coenzyme A biosynthesis.) produces the protein MTLDVALIRLIPHMIVIGLTGGIGSGKSTVGAMLKDLGAAFIDADKVGHRLLREDNDIKWAIVSAFGEGILDANEAIDRKTLAGIVFCDPEALKRLNAITHPAISQAVSEEVAELRSQGLKAVVVEAALLVEAGWMEQTDVIWLTVAPGDVILQRLVDRMGYSDAEARSRIACQTSDENRRRHATAVIDTNTSIDELKAKVTGMYRALKV, from the coding sequence TTGACTTTGGATGTCGCCCTGATTAGACTCATACCTCATATGATCGTTATCGGATTAACCGGCGGTATCGGCAGCGGCAAGAGCACCGTCGGCGCCATGCTCAAAGACCTGGGCGCGGCATTTATCGACGCCGACAAGGTCGGCCACCGATTGCTCAGGGAAGACAACGATATCAAATGGGCCATCGTCTCCGCCTTCGGGGAAGGAATCCTCGACGCCAATGAAGCCATTGACCGGAAAACACTGGCGGGGATAGTTTTCTGCGATCCCGAAGCGCTGAAACGGCTCAACGCTATTACCCACCCGGCGATAAGCCAGGCGGTGTCAGAAGAAGTGGCGGAGCTACGTTCCCAAGGATTAAAAGCGGTCGTCGTCGAAGCGGCTTTGCTGGTCGAAGCGGGTTGGATGGAGCAGACCGACGTAATCTGGCTTACCGTCGCTCCCGGCGACGTCATCCTGCAAAGGCTGGTGGACCGGATGGGTTACTCGGATGCCGAGGCCCGGTCCCGGATCGCCTGCCAGACTTCGGACGAAAACCGGAGGCGTCACGCCACCGCGGTGATCGACACCAACACCTCAATTGACGAACTCAAGGCCAAAGTCACCGGCATGTACCGGGCGCTCAAGGTCTGA
- a CDS encoding replication-associated recombination protein A, translating to MPRDMFEAHFEKLRDQAAPLAARMRPRTLDEYVGQEHLVAEGHALRRAIDAGELPSIILWGPPGSGKTTLANLMAKATNAHFAQVSAVSAGVADLRKNIDEAKQRRLAQNQKTILFIDEIHRFNKGQQDTILPYVEDGTVTLIGATTENPSFEVISPLLSRARTYVLKGLTGEQMRTILDRTIADTERGIGASNVVLTDDAANHIINLASGDARIALNILELSARTTPPDEKGKRQLTIEAIEDAAQSKTLLYDRAGEQHYDIISALHKSLRGSDPDASLYWLGRMLEAGEDPLYVVRRLIRFASEDIGMADPQALVIAMAAQQAVHFVGMPECNVALAQCVVYLATAPKSNSLYVAYKRVQETISKNPIEPVPLHLRNAPTGLMKDLGYGKGYKYAHDFPGGFVKQQNLPDSLKNKRFYFPTEIGQEKVISTRLKNWFPGREEKKPE from the coding sequence ATGCCCCGGGATATGTTTGAAGCCCATTTTGAGAAACTACGGGACCAGGCCGCGCCACTGGCCGCCCGGATGCGCCCGAGGACGCTCGACGAATACGTCGGCCAGGAGCACCTGGTAGCCGAGGGTCACGCGCTGAGACGCGCCATCGACGCGGGTGAATTGCCTTCGATAATCCTTTGGGGACCACCGGGATCAGGCAAGACCACCCTGGCTAATCTGATGGCCAAGGCTACCAACGCCCATTTTGCCCAGGTCAGCGCGGTGTCCGCGGGCGTCGCCGATCTGCGAAAAAACATCGACGAAGCCAAACAGCGGCGGCTGGCGCAAAACCAGAAGACCATCCTTTTTATAGATGAAATCCACCGCTTCAACAAGGGCCAGCAGGATACGATACTCCCTTACGTAGAAGACGGCACAGTTACCCTTATCGGCGCAACGACGGAGAATCCATCGTTCGAAGTTATTTCTCCCCTTTTGTCCAGGGCTCGCACCTACGTCCTCAAGGGACTGACCGGGGAGCAAATGCGGACCATCCTCGACCGGACGATTGCCGATACAGAACGCGGCATCGGCGCTTCGAATGTCGTCCTGACCGACGACGCGGCCAACCACATAATAAACCTGGCATCCGGAGACGCGAGAATAGCTCTCAACATCCTGGAACTGTCAGCCCGCACCACGCCACCCGATGAAAAAGGGAAAAGGCAGTTAACTATCGAGGCCATCGAAGACGCCGCGCAGTCAAAGACCCTCCTTTACGACCGGGCAGGGGAGCAGCATTACGATATCATCTCTGCTTTACATAAATCTCTCAGAGGGTCCGACCCGGATGCATCACTATACTGGCTGGGGCGGATGCTGGAGGCGGGGGAAGACCCGCTGTACGTTGTCCGTCGCTTGATCCGGTTTGCCTCGGAAGATATTGGAATGGCCGATCCTCAAGCCCTGGTGATAGCCATGGCCGCTCAGCAGGCGGTTCATTTCGTGGGGATGCCTGAATGCAACGTGGCTTTGGCTCAATGCGTCGTTTACCTGGCTACGGCTCCAAAAAGTAACTCGCTTTACGTTGCATACAAACGAGTGCAGGAAACCATTTCCAAAAACCCGATCGAGCCGGTGCCCCTCCACCTCCGCAACGCTCCCACCGGATTGATGAAGGACCTTGGCTACGGCAAGGGCTACAAGTACGCCCATGACTTCCCCGGCGGGTTTGTGAAGCAGCAGAACCTGCCGGATTCACTCAAGAATAAGCGTTTCTATTTCCCGACCGAAATAGGGCAAGAGAAGGTTATCTCTACCAGGCTTAAGAACTGGTTTCCCGGGAGGGAAGAGAAGAAACCGGAATAA
- a CDS encoding complex I NDUFA9 subunit family protein, translating into MILITGASGFVASHLIPKLRATGQPLRCLVTNEAEGARIKAPGAELAIGNVTDPGSLAAACRGVDTVIHLVAVIREPKNATFEDINVTGTSNMVEAAKSSGVRRFIHMGALGATPDPAYRYLNSKWLGMEIVKNSGLDFSILQPSVMFGEGAGFIASLVRSIHIAPFIVPIAGDGKSELQPIWVGDVTSCVMKLVSGEKSGRSIEIGGPEILTYEETIDAILAALDEKKAKIHVPRWLMRPGVAVMDALLKNPPITMVEFKSMEIPNITGVDSVEKEFGFKPLALKEGLGYLKVRP; encoded by the coding sequence ATGATCCTCATTACCGGCGCCAGCGGTTTTGTTGCCAGTCACCTGATCCCTAAACTCAGAGCAACGGGGCAGCCCCTGCGCTGCCTGGTCACCAATGAAGCGGAGGGCGCCAGGATAAAAGCCCCGGGAGCCGAACTCGCTATCGGTAACGTCACGGATCCCGGCAGCCTTGCGGCGGCTTGCCGGGGTGTGGATACGGTCATCCACCTGGTGGCGGTGATCAGAGAACCGAAGAATGCCACTTTTGAAGATATCAATGTAACCGGAACAAGCAATATGGTTGAAGCCGCCAAATCCTCGGGTGTCCGGCGATTTATCCACATGGGCGCCTTGGGAGCGACCCCGGACCCCGCCTACCGGTACCTCAATTCCAAATGGCTGGGAATGGAAATCGTGAAGAACAGCGGCTTGGACTTCTCCATCCTCCAGCCTTCGGTAATGTTTGGCGAAGGCGCCGGATTTATCGCCTCGCTGGTCCGTTCGATCCACATCGCTCCGTTTATCGTGCCCATCGCGGGAGACGGCAAGAGCGAGCTGCAACCCATCTGGGTTGGCGATGTGACAAGTTGCGTGATGAAGTTGGTATCAGGGGAGAAAAGCGGTCGAAGCATCGAGATCGGCGGGCCTGAGATTTTGACCTATGAGGAGACTATCGATGCGATCCTGGCGGCTCTTGATGAAAAGAAAGCCAAGATACATGTTCCCCGGTGGTTGATGCGGCCGGGGGTGGCCGTGATGGATGCTTTGTTAAAGAACCCTCCGATCACCATGGTTGAATTCAAGTCGATGGAGATCCCCAACATCACCGGCGTTGATTCGGTGGAAAAAGAGTTCGGCTTTAAACCCTTGGCTCTGAAAGAAGGTCTGGGTTACCTGAAAGTCAGACCTTGA
- a CDS encoding acyl-CoA carboxylase subunit beta — protein sequence MNDKLTELEAKKKEIAGGGGEARVKAQHARGKLTARERIEKLLDAGSFVELSAFCAHRASDFGLGDTVHPGDAVVTGGGTIDGRKVFIYSQDFTVLGGSISEVVGQKVRQIVEMAIDQDAPLIAINDSGGARIQEGVASLCGVGDILLLNALASGSIPQISIIVGPSAGGAVYGPALTDFVFMVKGMGQMYITGPDVVKAVTGEDVTHEALGGADVHAKKSGVSHFTFNSEVDCYDAVRRLLSFIPSSFRDPPPRIGTKKTHALQIDETLNAVVPDDPKKAYDMKKIITAVVDGGDFMETHAAFAPNMIVGFGRLDGQSVGIVAQQPNYLAGVIDINASIKAARFVRFCDAFNIPLISFVDVPGFMPGVDQEHGGIIRHGAKLIFAYAEATVPKITVITRKAYGGAYIVMSSRHLRGDINLAWPCAEIAVMGAEGAVAVIHRKKITESTEPEAERQRCVSEYREKFDNPYQAAALGYIDDVIIPAETRPKLIQALKVLAGKKGKNPAKKHGNIPL from the coding sequence ATGAATGACAAACTGACCGAACTTGAAGCTAAAAAGAAGGAAATTGCCGGGGGAGGAGGGGAGGCGCGGGTCAAAGCGCAGCATGCCCGCGGCAAACTGACGGCGCGTGAACGCATCGAGAAACTGCTTGACGCCGGCTCTTTCGTCGAACTATCAGCGTTTTGCGCTCATCGCGCCTCCGATTTTGGCCTTGGAGACACGGTTCATCCTGGAGACGCGGTGGTTACCGGCGGCGGGACCATCGATGGGCGGAAGGTCTTCATCTATTCGCAGGACTTTACGGTTTTGGGCGGCTCGATTTCCGAAGTTGTAGGGCAGAAAGTACGCCAGATAGTGGAAATGGCTATCGACCAGGACGCTCCGCTGATCGCTATTAATGACTCCGGCGGCGCCCGCATCCAGGAAGGTGTTGCCTCGTTGTGTGGCGTCGGCGACATCTTATTGCTGAACGCCCTGGCCTCAGGCTCGATTCCGCAGATATCAATTATCGTTGGTCCCTCAGCGGGTGGGGCGGTCTATGGTCCGGCACTGACAGACTTCGTTTTTATGGTCAAAGGCATGGGCCAGATGTATATCACCGGCCCAGACGTTGTGAAGGCGGTGACCGGCGAGGATGTTACCCATGAGGCTTTGGGCGGCGCCGACGTTCACGCCAAGAAGAGCGGAGTTTCTCATTTCACATTCAATTCTGAAGTGGATTGCTATGACGCGGTAAGGCGCCTGCTGTCTTTCATTCCATCAAGTTTCAGAGATCCACCGCCTCGCATCGGGACTAAGAAAACCCATGCTCTTCAGATCGATGAGACTCTGAACGCCGTTGTGCCGGATGATCCAAAAAAAGCCTACGACATGAAGAAGATCATCACCGCCGTGGTGGATGGCGGTGATTTCATGGAAACCCACGCGGCGTTTGCTCCCAACATGATCGTCGGTTTTGGCCGATTGGACGGTCAGAGCGTCGGAATCGTGGCGCAGCAGCCCAATTACCTGGCGGGCGTGATCGACATAAACGCCTCGATAAAGGCAGCCAGGTTCGTCCGTTTCTGCGACGCGTTCAATATCCCCTTGATCAGCTTCGTCGACGTTCCCGGTTTCATGCCCGGCGTCGATCAGGAGCACGGCGGCATCATCAGGCACGGCGCCAAGCTGATATTTGCCTATGCCGAGGCGACGGTGCCCAAGATCACGGTAATTACCCGGAAGGCATACGGCGGGGCTTACATAGTCATGAGTTCCCGCCATCTGCGGGGCGATATCAACCTGGCGTGGCCTTGCGCCGAGATCGCAGTCATGGGGGCGGAAGGCGCGGTAGCGGTGATCCATCGCAAGAAGATCACGGAATCGACTGAACCTGAAGCTGAACGGCAGCGCTGCGTCTCGGAGTACCGGGAGAAGTTCGATAATCCGTACCAGGCCGCAGCTCTGGGCTACATTGATGATGTCATTATCCCGGCTGAAACCCGACCGAAACTCATCCAGGCTTTGAAGGTTTTGGCTGGGAAAAAAGGCAAGAATCCGGCGAAGAAGCACGGGAATATCCCGCTCTAA
- a CDS encoding DUF4064 domain-containing protein, which translates to MANKSQPAGILTIITGSIGILGSLALLAFIPLIHRTMTDPAFQPDTTLTPAEIQAAADLMTGVFSFMAVAGILLSIFIIVAGAYALKRRAWGLGLAGSIVGLFVFLPTAIPALVFMALSKPEFESRASRQTFPGEDQPNRLNPPGTPHGG; encoded by the coding sequence ATGGCCAATAAATCGCAACCCGCCGGAATACTGACCATAATTACTGGCAGTATCGGGATTCTGGGTTCCCTGGCTTTACTCGCCTTTATTCCTTTGATCCACCGGACCATGACCGATCCGGCTTTTCAACCTGATACCACCCTCACTCCGGCTGAGATACAGGCGGCCGCAGATTTGATGACCGGGGTTTTCTCCTTCATGGCTGTAGCGGGCATACTTCTCTCCATTTTCATTATCGTGGCAGGTGCTTATGCCCTCAAACGTAGGGCATGGGGTTTGGGTTTGGCGGGTTCGATCGTTGGCTTGTTTGTCTTTTTACCCACCGCTATTCCCGCCCTGGTTTTCATGGCCCTGTCCAAACCGGAGTTTGAATCTAGGGCTTCCCGGCAGACTTTCCCGGGCGAAGATCAACCAAACCGTCTAAATCCCCCGGGAACCCCGCACGGCGGCTAG
- a CDS encoding CPBP family intramembrane glutamic endopeptidase: MSTQETPSKPGEDTALLPESSAELAEAPSLSVWHFWATLGFSLVIGLVNGIAGILAVLAVIDLKLISNPNFNWTDYIFNSLGTQFNAVVVTSVIVSDIVSVAVIGGLILARRGATIKEYLALKPIPLKTIGQLIILTLGLIGVSALVDSFRNAPNPQTGPVYEGVWPVFVWFAVVAVAPVFEEVMFRGFMFQGFLRTRLGPALAIILPSVWWGLLHAQYGGFDRGVIMVLGLVLATVRLRTGSLYAPLVIHATWNLVSMIQVSFMT, encoded by the coding sequence ATGTCGACACAAGAGACCCCTTCGAAACCGGGGGAGGATACGGCCCTTCTCCCGGAATCATCAGCGGAACTCGCTGAGGCGCCAAGCTTATCCGTTTGGCATTTTTGGGCGACTCTTGGTTTCAGCCTGGTGATCGGTCTCGTCAACGGTATCGCCGGGATATTGGCCGTGCTCGCCGTGATCGACTTGAAACTTATTTCCAATCCCAATTTCAACTGGACGGACTACATTTTCAACAGCCTCGGCACCCAGTTCAACGCGGTGGTGGTCACCTCTGTCATCGTCTCGGACATCGTTTCGGTGGCGGTTATCGGCGGGTTGATCCTCGCCCGCCGCGGCGCGACCATTAAGGAATACCTGGCTCTGAAGCCGATTCCATTGAAAACGATCGGTCAACTTATCATCCTGACTCTCGGACTTATCGGTGTGAGCGCGCTGGTTGACTCCTTCAGGAACGCGCCAAACCCTCAGACAGGTCCGGTTTACGAAGGAGTGTGGCCGGTTTTCGTTTGGTTTGCCGTGGTTGCGGTTGCGCCGGTTTTTGAAGAGGTCATGTTCCGCGGTTTCATGTTTCAAGGATTCCTCCGGACCCGCCTTGGTCCCGCGCTCGCCATAATCCTGCCATCCGTATGGTGGGGGCTGCTGCATGCCCAGTACGGCGGCTTCGACAGGGGCGTGATCATGGTCCTCGGACTGGTGCTGGCCACCGTCCGGCTGAGGACGGGCTCTTTGTATGCTCCGCTTGTAATCCACGCCACCTGGAACCTGGTGTCCATGATCCAGGTCAGTTTTATGACCTGA
- the amrS gene encoding AmmeMemoRadiSam system radical SAM enzyme, whose protein sequence is MHPALLWETLPDKRVKCHTCQWYCEINEGKLGVCRMYQNRGGELFNLNYARVSSLAIDPIEKKPLYHFHPGTDVFSLGSWGCNLHCQGCQNWEIACPETDEGLKNSREVLPEQAVATAQNSGSAGIAWTYNEPSVWLEYTLECAKLAKEKGLYTVYVTNGYASHEHLDTIGPYLDAWRVDVKGFNDETYKKIGKVPHFEGILSTAERAKLKWGMHVEVVTNVTPGVNDDDAQIKGIAEWIARKLGKDTPWHITRFHPHRLMRDYPATPIDTLEHAYEHAKAAGLNFVYLGNVPGNEHSDTICPYCGNRAVIRTGFSSRVIGLNGSKCANCGTDLNFRV, encoded by the coding sequence ATGCATCCAGCACTATTGTGGGAAACACTTCCGGACAAACGGGTCAAATGTCATACCTGCCAGTGGTATTGTGAGATCAACGAGGGTAAACTCGGTGTCTGCCGCATGTATCAGAACCGGGGCGGCGAACTCTTCAACCTGAACTACGCCAGAGTCTCGTCGCTGGCTATCGATCCGATCGAAAAGAAGCCGTTGTATCACTTTCATCCCGGTACCGACGTGTTTTCACTGGGCTCCTGGGGCTGCAATCTCCACTGCCAGGGATGCCAGAACTGGGAGATCGCCTGCCCGGAGACGGATGAAGGTTTAAAGAACTCCCGGGAGGTTTTGCCTGAGCAAGCCGTAGCAACGGCACAAAATTCCGGGAGCGCCGGGATTGCCTGGACCTACAACGAGCCTTCGGTATGGCTTGAATACACCCTTGAATGCGCCAAACTGGCGAAGGAAAAAGGCCTTTATACCGTTTACGTTACTAACGGCTATGCCTCACACGAGCACCTCGACACCATCGGACCCTATCTCGATGCCTGGCGGGTGGATGTTAAGGGATTCAACGACGAAACGTACAAAAAGATCGGCAAAGTGCCCCATTTCGAGGGCATTCTGTCTACCGCGGAGCGGGCAAAATTGAAGTGGGGGATGCACGTTGAGGTGGTGACAAACGTCACCCCCGGCGTCAACGATGATGATGCTCAGATTAAAGGAATAGCGGAATGGATCGCCCGCAAACTGGGAAAGGACACGCCCTGGCACATAACGCGCTTTCACCCTCACCGACTAATGCGAGATTATCCGGCAACGCCGATCGACACCCTCGAACACGCCTACGAACACGCTAAGGCGGCCGGGTTGAACTTTGTTTATCTGGGCAATGTGCCCGGCAATGAACACTCTGATACGATATGTCCTTATTGCGGCAACCGGGCTGTCATAAGGACCGGGTTTTCTTCCCGTGTGATCGGTTTGAACGGGTCGAAATGCGCTAACTGCGGAACCGACCTGAATTTCAGGGTTTAG
- the amrB gene encoding AmmeMemoRadiSam system protein B produces MASVRPPIASGRFYPGTSEQIRALIDSFAEDIEGKTDAVGVVAPHAGYIYSGSVAAAVFSRIETADTYIILGPNHTGMGKPFSIMTLGSFQTPLGNVPIDSALAQNVLAKSKNLQEDRTAHQNEHAIEVQLPLLQYFKPDLKIVPIILSVATLEIYREIGGAIAQAIQESEGKKILIVASSDMTHYESQETASAKDHRAIEEILKLDEEGLLNRVVKERISMCGYAPVVTMLTAAKILGAKAAELVRYQTSGDASGDYSAVVGYAGVIVSRYEMSPLVKLAKATVEAYVTERRVTKPPEELTPEMKERAGVFVSIKKDGQLRGCIGTFEPTRPNVAEEIIANAISAATRDPRFLPITPQELDRLSISVDVLTKPEPAEFSELDPKKYGVIAECGWRRGLLLPDLEGVDTANEQVSICCQKAGISPNEPITLSTFQVKRYR; encoded by the coding sequence ATGGCATCAGTACGTCCCCCAATCGCTTCCGGAAGGTTCTATCCAGGCACCAGCGAGCAAATCAGAGCCCTGATCGATAGTTTCGCGGAAGACATCGAGGGTAAAACCGACGCGGTAGGGGTTGTCGCCCCGCACGCCGGATATATTTATTCGGGTTCGGTGGCTGCCGCGGTTTTTTCCCGCATCGAGACGGCTGACACCTACATCATACTGGGACCGAACCACACCGGCATGGGCAAACCGTTCTCAATAATGACGCTGGGGTCATTTCAAACGCCCCTTGGAAACGTCCCGATAGATTCAGCTTTAGCCCAGAACGTATTGGCTAAATCCAAGAATCTACAGGAAGACCGTACGGCGCACCAGAATGAGCACGCCATAGAGGTTCAGTTGCCGCTGCTGCAGTATTTCAAACCGGATCTCAAGATCGTACCGATCATCCTTTCAGTAGCTACCCTTGAGATCTACCGCGAAATCGGCGGGGCTATCGCCCAGGCAATACAGGAATCAGAAGGGAAAAAAATACTCATCGTCGCTTCGTCGGACATGACGCACTACGAATCACAAGAAACCGCTTCCGCAAAAGACCACCGGGCGATCGAAGAAATCCTCAAGCTGGACGAAGAAGGGCTCCTCAACAGGGTGGTCAAGGAGCGCATTTCGATGTGCGGCTACGCGCCCGTGGTGACGATGCTGACCGCGGCAAAAATTCTCGGCGCAAAAGCCGCCGAACTGGTGCGATACCAAACATCGGGGGACGCATCCGGGGACTATTCGGCGGTAGTTGGTTACGCCGGGGTCATTGTCAGCCGCTACGAGATGTCACCGCTGGTAAAACTTGCCAAGGCAACCGTCGAGGCCTACGTGACAGAACGGAGAGTCACCAAACCGCCCGAAGAGTTAACACCGGAAATGAAAGAACGCGCGGGGGTCTTTGTGTCGATCAAGAAAGACGGTCAACTACGCGGCTGCATAGGCACGTTCGAGCCGACCCGGCCGAATGTCGCTGAAGAGATCATTGCCAACGCTATCTCCGCCGCTACCCGCGACCCGCGATTTTTGCCAATTACGCCGCAGGAACTCGATCGCCTTTCGATCAGCGTGGACGTCCTTACCAAACCCGAACCCGCCGAATTCAGCGAGTTGGATCCCAAGAAGTATGGGGTGATCGCCGAATGCGGCTGGCGGCGCGGCTTACTGTTGCCTGATCTAGAGGGTGTTGACACCGCAAATGAACAGGTAAGCATCTGCTGCCAGAAAGCCGGCATTTCTCCAAACGAGCCGATCACGCTTTCAACGTTCCAGGTGAAGCGGTACCGGTAA